The genome window GAAAGTTCTTCGATATAATAGCGATAGGTGAGGGCGCTGTATCCGTTGGCGTGACAGAGAAGAACTACCCGATCGTTTTGAAAATCCGGTTCGGTATCGATATAAGAAAGATTCAGTCCCCTGAAGGAAAAGGTTTTTCTGAGCATAAAGGAGAGATTTGACCTTGATCTTTCCAACTCCTTCGGTGAACTGGTTTTCGTAAAGCCAAAACCGGAGCTTCTTATGCAGATTCAAGTTCTTATCGTTTTTATCATCGCTCTTGCGTTTAACGCTTTGGCTAACATTCTCATTAAGGCGAGTTCACTCGGCGATGCGAGTGAGAAACCCGAAGGTATAGCCGGTATTCTTCAAGTGATTCTCAATCCTATCTTTATCGGCGGATTAGCTTCGTTCGGGTTGGCTTTGTTGGGTTATCGTTTCGTTTTAGGGAAGGGATTAAAACTTTCGCTCGCCTATCCGGTTTTTACGAGTGCGGGTTTTATCATCGTTTTGATCGTTTCCTCCATCGCATTCAAAGAGAGACTGACTTGGCCGCAATGGGCGGGAATCGTTTTGATTATGGCGGGCGTTTGGCTTTGTGCGGCCAACATGTTCGAAGCTAAGTCTTGATCGTTTGTCATTGTTAAAGAAGAACGGATCGCTTCGAGTTAATAAGAAATCGATCATCGACCGAAAGGGAGAATTCTCCCGTTCTTTTATTGAAATCTCACTTCAAACAATTGATTGGCCGTCGAATCCGCGACAAGTAGTCTTTGATTGGCACAGTCGATCTTAACGACACCGATCGCTTGAAACGTATGCGCGATCGTCGTCACGTTGAGATCGGGATCGACGATTCTGATTTTGTTCGAAACCGAGTCCGAAACAAACATCGTTCCACTGTTATCCAAGGCGATATGGGCGGGGCCGTTGAAAGAAGCGCTTGTTCCGTTTCCATCCACGCTTGCACCCGTTCCGGTTCCTAACAGTGTGGAAACCTGCATCGTATCCAGATTGATTTTGCGAATTCGATGATCTTGAATGTCCGCAACCAGCAGAGAATTCTTTTTACGATCGTAAACGACGCCGATCGGAGATTTGAATAAGGCCGTTAAGACGTCGCCGTCTTGATATCCCAAGGAACTTCCCGACAACGTGCTGACCGATTGAAAGTTTAGATTGAATTTTCGAATGTCGCGATTGCCGAGTTCTCCCAAGTATAAATTCCTTTCTCGGTCGAAATCCATAAAGAAGGGGCCGTTGAACAAAGCTCCGGAATTGTCTCCGTTTTGTAATCCTGCGGCGCCGACGGGGCTCCCCGCAAACAAAGTGAATTGATCCAACGCGTTGATCTTGTAAATCTGCGCGCTGCTTTTGCACGAAACGTATTTATCTCCGGTGACTGAGTCGTATTTGATACCGGCCGGATCGCCTAACGTGAAGCTGGTGCTTAAAGAAGTGACGAAGCCGGCTGCGGTAACGATTTTGCGAATCTTGTTCGCATTTTGCTCCGTAACGTAGATATTCCCGAACGAATCCAATTCGATTCCGAACGGGTTTTGGAACGAAGCCGTAGCGATGGTTCCGTCGATGCTGGAGGCCGCTCCGGTTCCGGCAAACACCGTGACCGCCGGATTGTTCGTTACTTTCATTCTGCACAAATAACATTCTTTAAGAATGCAATCGAGAACCGTGTTTTCAAACCAAGCCGAACTCATTAGAATGCTCGGGTTATAGACCGGTTCCGCGGAACAGGAAATTAAGAAGAATGATAAGAAAAGAATTCTGTGGATCATCGCGTTTGTCCGAACGAAACGATTCCAGAATAATCGTCCCGGAAAAAATTACGATAGGAAAAACGTTTGGAAATTTCTTTTTTCCATAAAAATCCGTAATTAGGGACGGCGGATTCAAAGGGAAAGCTCGCATTTTTACGCGATCCATCGGAGAGAGGCTCGGTCGGAATCGGAAAAAACCCCGCAAAAAAGTGTATCTCTATTTCTTCTTCCGTTCTCTATGGATTAAGATTCTTCATTGAGAGGTTGTCGTTAAATGAACAAAGGTCCACTTTCCGGAGTGAAAGTAATCGATTTGAGTCTTCTTCTTCCCGGTCCGCTTTGCTCCATGTATTTGGGAGATATGGGGGCCGACGTGATCAAGATCGAAAATCCGAGAGCGATGGATGCGACTCGCGTGATGTTTAAGAAAGCGAACGGAGCGCCTTCCTTATTTCTGATGTTAAACCGAAATAAAAAAGCGATCACTCTCAATCTAAAAAAGGAAAAATCCAAAGAGATTCTTTTTAAATTATTAGAAGATGCTGATATACTTTTGGAAGGATTCCGTCCGGACGGACTTGCAAAAATGGGACTTGGTTACGACGACTTGAAGGAACGTTTTCCTAGATTGATCTATTGCGGAATCTACGGATATGGAACCGAAGGGAAATACAGGGATTTTGCTGGACACGACGTGAACTATCTTTCTCTTTCGGGAGTTCTTTCGCAAACGGGTAAAACTCCTCAGATTCCCGGTTATCAGCTCGCCGATATCGGCGGAGGAACGATGACCGCGCTTGCTTCGATTTTAGCGGCTTTGTATGCGAGAGAAAAAACGGGCAAAGGACAGAAGATCGCGATTTCCATGATGGATTCCTCGCTTCCGTTTCTTTCCTTATACGGAGGAATCTTTGCGGCGACCGGAAAAAATCCGGAAGGCGGGAACGAACTTCTTTCCGGTAAATTACCGAATTATAATGTTTATCGGACCAAGGAAGGACGATGGGTCGCGCTCGGCGCTTTGGAAGATATGTTCTTTAAAACCTTCTTACGTCAATCCGGACTGGATAAACACTTGGAGGAATTTCCGGCGGAGGAAAAAAACTTTTCCAAGTGGAAGGAAATTCTCACTTCTTACTTCGCGTCGAAAACATTCGAAGATTTGAATGTAATTTTTGAAAACGAGGATTCCTGTCTGACTCCGGTTAAGACGATGGAAGAGGTCAGTAAAGATCCCGTTCTAAAGGAACGCGGTATGATCTTGGATAAAAAACATCCGACATACGGCGACTACTTTCAATTCGGAGCGCCGTTTCCCTTCTCCGCAACCCCGGTCACGTATCGTTTGGACCCCCCGAATCATGGGGAACATAATGCGTCGATCTATCAATCCTTAGGTTATTCGGCGGAAGAAATCGAAACGATGAAAAAGGAAAAAGTGATTTGAACGCGCTTTGAAATAGGAAAGACATCGAAATATTTTTCCAAGGGCGATTAGTTTGAAAACCGAAACAGAACGTTCGTTCTTGGAAAACGTTTAGCAAAGAAGGGTTTTATTTTTGTTTGGCGAGGGAGAATTCTTCGTTAGAAAATTCTAAATTTAGAATGGATAAAAAAGGAGAAAAACAAGCCTATGCTCGGTTTTTTACCCTATATTTTGGTTTGATCTAATCGCCGTTAAAAAAAAAGTAGGATCAGAACACTCTCGTAAGAAGGGACAAACCGATGTACCAGGAATTTACCGAACAGCAGATCGAAATCAGAGACCAGATCCGTAATTTCGTGAAGAAAGAAATCACACACGAAGTAGCGATCCACTGGGACGAAGAAAATAAACATCCCGAAGAACTCATCAATCGTATGAGAAAAGAACTGGGAGTCAACGGTTTGACCATCCCTGAAGAATACGGCGGCTGGGGACTCGGTTCCGTTGAACAGTGCCTCGTGACCGAAGAACTTTCCAGAGGATGTCTCGGAATCTCTCTTTGTTTCGGTTACACAGGTCTTGGAATCCTTCCTATCTTAAAAGGAGCTTCTCACGAGCAAAAGAAAAAGTGGCTTCCTCCCGTCGTTGACGGAGAATACGGAGTTTCTTTCTGTCTTTCCGAGCCTGGTGCGGGATCGGATGTTCCTGGTATGAGCACTACCGCCGTTAAGAAAGGCGACAAGTGGGTCATCAACGGAACAAAACAATGGATCACCGGCGGCGGTAGCGCTGGAGCTTATACTGTATTTGCATATACCGATAAAGGAAGAGGAACCAGAGGAGTTAGCTGTTTCTACGTGAAGAGAGACACTCCCGGTTTGACCGTCGGTAAGAAAGAAGACAAACTCGGAATCCGTGCATCCGATACCCGTCAGATCATCTTCGAAGATTGTGCCGTTGAAGAAGCGAACATGATCGGAAAAGAAAACTTAGGATTTATTTACGCGCTTCAAACTCTGAACGCTTCCCGTCCTTACGTTGCGGCGATGGGAGTGGGTGTCGCTCAAGCGGCTCTTGATTACGCATCCAAATACGCAAGACAAAGAGAGCAGTTCGGATCCAAGATCTCCAGCTTCCAAGCGGTTCAGCACATGCTTGCGGATATGTCGATCGGTCTCGAAACTTCCCGCCAAGTAACTTATCTTGCGGCGAGAATGTCCGATGCGGAAGATCCAAGACTTCCGAAGTATTCCGCGATCGCAAAAGCGCACGCTTCCGAAACCGCAATGAAATGCGCTCTCGATGCGGTTCAGATCTTCGGCGGATACGGTTACACAAAAGAGTATCCTGTTGAAAAACTGATGAGAGACGCGAAGATTCTTTGTATCTTCGAAGGAACGACTCAGATTCAAAAGAACGAGATCGCAGCTTACGTTATCCGCGAGGCGGCGTCCGCAAAATAAGAATCTTCGAAAGATTCTTTTCGAAAAGTCCGAACGAATTGAGATTTCGGTCGGGTTGGACGAAAAACGTTATAAAGGCGCTTGGTCGAAAGACCGGCGCCTTTTTTCATTCTCGTTTCGATTCTTAGAACGAATTCGACTCAAAGAAACCGGAGTGATCCCCAGATAGGAAGCGATATGGTATTGAGGAATGACTTCTTCGATATTCGGATAGGTTTCTTTTAAAAGTTCGTATCGTTCTTCCGCGTTCAAGGCAAGAAGTTCGTATTCTCGTTTTGCCTTTTTTAGAAATAAATTTTCCGCGACTATACGACCTAAACGTTCCCAAGCGATATGAGTTTCATACAAGGCGGCGAGTTCGGAAAAATTTGCGACGGCGATTTTGCAATCGGTGATCGCGCGTATGTTGCAGGTCGAGGGTTGTCCGGAAAGAAGATCGAAATACGAACCAGTGAATTCTCCGGGAAAGTTGAAACTCTTGATATATTCGTTTCCGTCGGATGTGAGATAGTATTCCCGCAATACGCCGGAAAATACGAAGGCGAACTCGGTGGGAACTTTTCCTTGTCGTATTAAAAAATCTCCGTAGGACAAATCCCGTATCGAATAAACAAGGCCCGCTTTTCTCCAGATTTCGATCGGAATCGGAGAGATGGAATTCACTTTCTCGTAAATCGTCCGCCACTCCGCGCTGTCTTCTTTTACTTCAAAATCCGCCACTCGATTGAGTGAAACGGGAAAGAAATTTTTGGCAATGATTATTAAAGACGAGTCTGCGGTTCTCGGGATTTTCGCTCGCAAATTTTTCCGAACCTTTTCAAAACAAGATTGGAAAAAAATTTCCAAAACGAAACAACGATCGTTCGAATCGTCCTTGTGTTCGCAAAAAAGACGGCCGCCTTCCAAAAAGCGCCCGTCTTCGATTGGAATCAGCGAATCGATCGTAAAAACGGAAGCGCGGC of Leptospira sanjuanensis contains these proteins:
- a CDS encoding NHL repeat-containing protein, encoding MIHRILFLSFFLISCSAEPVYNPSILMSSAWFENTVLDCILKECYLCRMKVTNNPAVTVFAGTGAASSIDGTIATASFQNPFGIELDSFGNIYVTEQNANKIRKIVTAAGFVTSLSTSFTLGDPAGIKYDSVTGDKYVSCKSSAQIYKINALDQFTLFAGSPVGAAGLQNGDNSGALFNGPFFMDFDRERNLYLGELGNRDIRKFNLNFQSVSTLSGSSLGYQDGDVLTALFKSPIGVVYDRKKNSLLVADIQDHRIRKINLDTMQVSTLLGTGTGASVDGNGTSASFNGPAHIALDNSGTMFVSDSVSNKIRIVDPDLNVTTIAHTFQAIGVVKIDCANQRLLVADSTANQLFEVRFQ
- a CDS encoding CaiB/BaiF CoA transferase family protein; protein product: MYLGDMGADVIKIENPRAMDATRVMFKKANGAPSLFLMLNRNKKAITLNLKKEKSKEILFKLLEDADILLEGFRPDGLAKMGLGYDDLKERFPRLIYCGIYGYGTEGKYRDFAGHDVNYLSLSGVLSQTGKTPQIPGYQLADIGGGTMTALASILAALYAREKTGKGQKIAISMMDSSLPFLSLYGGIFAATGKNPEGGNELLSGKLPNYNVYRTKEGRWVALGALEDMFFKTFLRQSGLDKHLEEFPAEEKNFSKWKEILTSYFASKTFEDLNVIFENEDSCLTPVKTMEEVSKDPVLKERGMILDKKHPTYGDYFQFGAPFPFSATPVTYRLDPPNHGEHNASIYQSLGYSAEEIETMKKEKVI
- a CDS encoding DMT family transporter, yielding MQIQVLIVFIIALAFNALANILIKASSLGDASEKPEGIAGILQVILNPIFIGGLASFGLALLGYRFVLGKGLKLSLAYPVFTSAGFIIVLIVSSIAFKERLTWPQWAGIVLIMAGVWLCAANMFEAKS
- a CDS encoding acyl-CoA dehydrogenase family protein produces the protein MYQEFTEQQIEIRDQIRNFVKKEITHEVAIHWDEENKHPEELINRMRKELGVNGLTIPEEYGGWGLGSVEQCLVTEELSRGCLGISLCFGYTGLGILPILKGASHEQKKKWLPPVVDGEYGVSFCLSEPGAGSDVPGMSTTAVKKGDKWVINGTKQWITGGGSAGAYTVFAYTDKGRGTRGVSCFYVKRDTPGLTVGKKEDKLGIRASDTRQIIFEDCAVEEANMIGKENLGFIYALQTLNASRPYVAAMGVGVAQAALDYASKYARQREQFGSKISSFQAVQHMLADMSIGLETSRQVTYLAARMSDAEDPRLPKYSAIAKAHASETAMKCALDAVQIFGGYGYTKEYPVEKLMRDAKILCIFEGTTQIQKNEIAAYVIREAASAK
- a CDS encoding Crp/Fnr family transcriptional regulator — encoded protein: MNSISPIPIEIWRKAGLVYSIRDLSYGDFLIRQGKVPTEFAFVFSGVLREYYLTSDGNEYIKSFNFPGEFTGSYFDLLSGQPSTCNIRAITDCKIAVANFSELAALYETHIAWERLGRIVAENLFLKKAKREYELLALNAEERYELLKETYPNIEEVIPQYHIASYLGITPVSLSRIRSKNRNENEKRRRSFDQAPL